In one Nostoc sp. KVJ3 genomic region, the following are encoded:
- a CDS encoding iron uptake porin gives MSNLLWKSLVVSPAVLGATLLVSTTAIAAPNTTTEVSPAKQAGVTEVVQQPEILAQTTIDQVNRYSNEGSQNNSQSQVTSVSQFSDVQPTDWAFQALQSLVERYGCIAGYPNATYRGNRALTRYEFAAGLNACLDRVNELIATATADLVTKQDLATLQRLQEEFSAELATLRGRVDSLEARTAELEANQFSTTTKLVGEAVFGVTDVFGGRNGNNNNTVFQDRVRLDLQTSFTGRDVLHTRLAAGNAQAFAIDGSNGGAEGRQTFQVGAGNGNNSVSIDRLTYEAPIGPAHVYLAASGGRHSQYAAVNNPYFFDNTDGGNGALSTLASESPIYRIGGGAGIALNLPLGKGGGILGSSSITAGYLASQANNPGINQGLTNGNYAALGQLNFSVGDRVALAATYVHGYTGAGGFLFNSGSTSDGTLGNFAVGTRQANVLSTTNGSSTNSYGASVAFRPSDKLSLSGFVAYTDVAGFGAGDDKEVWTYGVGVALPDLGKKGNVLGIFAGAEPYSLQAGARDIPYHFEGFYKYRVSDNISITPGVIWLTSPGQSSANDDAIIGTLRTTFTF, from the coding sequence ATGTCTAATCTATTGTGGAAATCCTTAGTGGTTAGCCCAGCAGTTTTGGGAGCAACATTGTTAGTTTCGACAACAGCAATTGCGGCTCCAAACACAACCACTGAAGTATCGCCAGCCAAACAAGCAGGTGTAACTGAAGTTGTCCAGCAGCCAGAAATATTGGCTCAAACAACGATAGATCAAGTTAATCGCTACAGCAACGAAGGCAGCCAAAATAACTCTCAGTCTCAAGTAACATCGGTTTCTCAGTTTTCCGATGTACAACCCACCGATTGGGCCTTTCAAGCGTTGCAGTCCTTGGTTGAGCGCTATGGTTGTATTGCAGGTTATCCCAATGCTACTTATCGCGGGAATCGTGCTTTGACCCGTTATGAGTTTGCTGCTGGTTTGAATGCCTGTTTGGATCGGGTTAACGAATTAATTGCCACAGCAACAGCTGACTTGGTAACTAAACAAGATTTAGCTACCTTGCAACGGTTACAAGAAGAATTTTCCGCAGAATTAGCAACTCTACGCGGTCGTGTAGATTCCTTAGAAGCACGGACCGCTGAATTGGAAGCTAATCAGTTCTCCACCACCACAAAACTAGTCGGTGAAGCCGTTTTTGGCGTTACTGATGTGTTTGGAGGTAGGAATGGTAACAACAATAATACTGTCTTCCAAGATCGGGTACGTTTAGACTTGCAAACCAGCTTCACGGGTAGAGACGTTTTACACACCCGTCTAGCTGCCGGGAATGCACAAGCCTTTGCAATAGATGGTAGTAATGGTGGTGCTGAAGGTAGACAAACATTTCAAGTCGGTGCTGGTAATGGTAACAACAGCGTCAGCATAGACCGATTGACCTATGAAGCTCCCATAGGCCCAGCCCACGTTTACCTTGCAGCTAGTGGCGGACGACACAGCCAGTATGCTGCTGTCAACAACCCTTACTTTTTCGACAATACTGATGGCGGTAACGGAGCTTTGTCCACTCTTGCTTCTGAAAGCCCCATCTATCGGATTGGTGGTGGTGCTGGTATAGCACTGAATCTGCCTTTAGGTAAAGGTGGCGGTATCCTAGGAAGTAGTTCAATCACTGCTGGTTACTTGGCATCACAAGCTAATAATCCTGGTATTAATCAAGGTTTGACCAACGGTAACTATGCTGCTTTAGGACAGTTGAACTTTAGTGTTGGCGATCGCGTCGCTTTAGCTGCTACCTATGTTCATGGGTATACTGGTGCAGGTGGTTTCTTGTTCAACTCCGGCTCAACATCAGACGGAACTCTTGGAAACTTTGCAGTAGGTACTAGACAAGCTAACGTTCTAAGTACCACAAATGGATCTTCAACTAATTCTTACGGTGCGTCGGTTGCCTTTAGACCCAGTGACAAACTGTCACTTAGCGGCTTCGTCGCTTATACCGATGTCGCAGGTTTCGGTGCAGGTGATGATAAGGAAGTTTGGACTTATGGAGTTGGAGTAGCTTTACCTGATTTAGGTAAGAAGGGTAACGTTCTAGGTATTTTTGCTGGTGCAGAACCCTATTCACTCCAAGCAGGTGCTCGTGATATACCCTATCACTTTGAAGGCTTCTACAAGTATCGTGTGTCGGATAACATCTCTATCACTCCTGGCGTAATCTGGTTGACTTCTCCTGGTCAGAGTAGTGCTAACGACGATGCAATTATCGGTACACTGAGAACAACTTTCACCTTCTAG
- a CDS encoding RrF2 family transcriptional regulator — translation MELSCKLEYAILALLEMAAHYGSGEPLQIRQIAAQQNIPDRYLEQLLATLRRGGIVKSQRGSKGGYLLTREPRKIVLFEILECLEGLETQTSEEKVNSKTVDSSVIEEIWQEASRAANSVLQKYTLQDLCEKRDSRRQFDIMYYI, via the coding sequence GTGGAACTATCCTGTAAATTGGAATACGCAATTTTAGCCTTATTAGAGATGGCTGCTCACTACGGAAGCGGCGAACCTCTGCAAATTCGACAAATTGCAGCACAACAAAATATACCCGATCGCTATCTGGAACAGCTACTAGCAACCTTGAGGCGTGGGGGTATAGTCAAGAGTCAGCGAGGGTCAAAAGGTGGCTATCTTTTAACGCGAGAACCCCGAAAAATCGTCCTTTTTGAGATTTTGGAATGTTTAGAAGGCTTAGAGACGCAAACTAGCGAAGAAAAGGTTAATTCCAAAACGGTAGACAGTTCGGTTATAGAAGAAATCTGGCAAGAAGCAAGTCGCGCAGCAAATTCAGTGTTGCAAAAATATACACTCCAGGATCTTTGTGAAAAACGAGATTCACGGCGGCAGTTCGATATCATGTACTACATTTAG
- a CDS encoding 4a-hydroxytetrahydrobiopterin dehydratase has product MAQLLTEVEIQEQAKLLFGWTVENSKLEITRTFQDFIQAIEFVNKLVEPAESAAHHPDIEISYNKVKIILTTHDAGGLTQTDFDVAYAISRIN; this is encoded by the coding sequence ATGGCACAACTACTCACCGAAGTGGAAATTCAAGAACAGGCAAAGCTTCTGTTCGGTTGGACTGTTGAAAACTCCAAGTTGGAGATTACCCGTACATTCCAAGATTTTATCCAAGCAATTGAGTTTGTAAATAAGCTGGTGGAGCCGGCTGAGTCAGCAGCACATCATCCAGATATAGAGATTTCCTACAATAAAGTGAAGATTATACTGACAACACATGATGCAGGTGGGCTGACACAGACAGACTTTGATGTAGCGTACGCGATTTCCCGAATCAACTAA